Below is a genomic region from Rosa chinensis cultivar Old Blush chromosome 5, RchiOBHm-V2, whole genome shotgun sequence.
CTATCAAGTTGGGTGTGGAGGCTTCTATCTCCAGTGGTGCATCACTTGTGCCCCACAACAACTGCAAGAGTTTGCCTTCCCTTAAGAAATTTTATACAACTCCCATCTCTTTTTGCATATGAGAGTGAAGTGAAGCCCACTTTTGTAAGGATGAAGGAGATTTACTGCTTGCATTGCTGGAAGTAGTCACCTTAGCTTTAGTTAGGCATTATCAGTTCAGGTTGCTGATAGATTTTTATGCAGGTATCAAGAAATTATTACAGACCCGAGTTATGCTGGCCAATTTGTCCTGATGACAAACCCCCAAATTGGAAATACTGGTGTAAATTTTGGTAAGTATAGTTTCCTTTCTTAATACTTGAGAATTGTACCATCTTAAATATGTTGAAATCTGATGTTGATATTTTCCTATCAGATGATGAAGAATCAAGGCAGTGCTTCCTTGGTGGTCTAGTGATCAGAAGTTTAAGTATCAGGTATGCATTCTTTTTTAATACTGCTATAGGGACATTAATATCGGAAGCTTCAATGATTGAGCTGTTCTCAATCCTTTCAATGAACTGTCTCTGTTGTTTGTTTGCAGTACTTCAAATTATAGATGTGCAGAAACTCTTGGTGATTATTTAGCAAAAAGGAATATCATGGGAATTTGTAAGTTATACCATGGCGTCAGTCTTTAAGGCACTGATATTTTGCAGAATCATGTAATTTGGTGTGCTGTTCTGTATCTTTTTAATTTCTGGTGTTGAGCTTTGATGCTGACTGATTATGCAACAGATGATGTTGACACACGGGCTATCACCCGCAGATTAAGGCAAGATGGAAGCCTTATTGGTGTTTTGAGCACAGAAGAGACCAAAACTGATGAGGAACTATTGGAAATGTCTCGTTCATGGGACATTGTTGGTAAGGATGTCATGAAGTTGGTTAAAATCATGCAGAGGGTTAAAAGTTCATATTTTCTTATTTGGGGTTTGCTAAACGCACCTTGCAGGGGTTGATTTAATAAGTGGTGTGTCATGCAAGACCCCTCATGAGTGGGTTGATAAAACCAATTCTGAGTGGGAATTTATGTCCAAAAGAAAAGATGGAGAGGCTTTTCGTGTAAGTCTGCATTAAGTTACATTTTTTAAGTAGTCTTGTTCtgtattcttttgtttcttttttctttcggcATTAAActaaaagagagaggaaaaggaTACAAGAATGAGAAGAGAGATGACAGATGTGAAGAGATGAAAGATACAAGAATTATATTTTTTTGAAGTAAAAAACAATTTTTTCAGTTTTAGTTCTACATACTATTCTtactctcttctccttctcatctctctctcccccttctCACTTTGCTCTTCCCTTTACATCTTTGTTTAACTAAAAGAAATCTTACGAATTGCTCAGAGGTTGGCAGTGCAGCCTTAACTGACTTTTTTCTATGGTTATGAATTGAAGGTTGTTGCATATGATTTTGGAATCAAGAGCAACATACTTAGGCGATTGGCTTCCTATGGCTGCAAAATTACTGTGGTACCTTCAACATGGCCAGCATCAGAGACTCTTAAGATGAAACCAGATGGGGTCCTTTTCAGCAATGGCCCCGGAGACCCATCTGCAGTTCCGTATGCTGTTGAAACAGTCAAGCAGATTCTTGGAAAGGTTCCTGTTTTTGGAATTTGCATGGGCCATCAGTTGCTTGGCTTGGCATTAGGCGGTACAACTTTTAAAATGAAGTTCGGTCACCACGGAGGAAATCATCCGGTCCGTAATCTTCGTACTGGAGATGTTGAGATAAGCGCCCAGGTGTGTAAATTCTATCAATCTCTCTTTTGTTGAATGTGATACTTTTAAAAATTGTATTAGATATTTTAAAGAACTGAACTGCCTCCTGAAGTAACATTTCAGCATGCTATTCCGCTAAATTTAGGTAATGCCATCTACTAACGTTTCTACTTTTCATTTTGTGGCAGAATCACAACTATGCGGTTGACCCCAAATCACTTCCAGATGGTGTAGAAGTAACTCATGTAAATCTCAACGATGGAAGCTGTGCTGGCCTTGCTTATCCTGCACGAAACATCATGTCTATTCAGTACCACCCTGAAGCATCCCCAGGACCTCATGATTCAGATTATGGTAATTTAAACTATGCTTACAAATAGTGATAAACAACTATCAATTTTATCAATATCACACTATTGTGCGTGCTTGCACCAATTGCATCAGAACACTCCTAGTGATGAACTCTTCATGGTTTATCTAGTAATTCCATTACCATCTGAAAGGTGAAGGTATAGCTCGTAGCATGAGTATCATTTCCCCAGTTGCTTCTTGCCAGCTGTTTTCTCAGCTCACAAACCCAATACCGCTTATTAGAATTATACATCCTGCATGAATCTACTTTACAAAAATGATTTTGAGTTTTGGAGTTTTTTATTGCAGCTTTTAGAGAATTCATTGAGTTGATGAAGAGAGTAAAAGTAAATGCATGAGTGTTATCTTCACGGAGCAATTAATTGAGGGATCAAGCCTAAAGCAGCAAGGTTTCAGGTGGCAATAGTGCAATGCAGACATCCAGCCTCTGCTCGTGTCTGACTCTATGGGATTAACATTTGCAGTTGCAGAAAACTAGTTAAGAGTGTTCTTTCCTTTTCTCTACCGTCAGTATGTTTGTAGTGGTATTGTGTAATAGTTGAGATGATCCCTTGCCATATTTATAGTTGGCGCAGGTGTTTGGAAGAAAGTTGCTTAGCCACCCTCTGTAGCTTGTAACAGAGAACTTATTTCATTACAAAAGGAAATTTTGGATCGTTGAAATAATAAGTTATGAATTCCTTTGTTTGCCCTTTGTTTGAGTTGTCCCCGAATTTCATTCAATGGCAGTTAATGAGCAGATGTTATGTGATGGTCAAGGGTTGTCCCCGAATTTCATTCAATGGCAGTTAATGAGCAGATGTTATGTGATGGTCAAGCAATGTTGTCGTAGTGTACAGTGTACACTACCCCCATGTTCGAGATAAACTTTCCAAC
It encodes:
- the LOC112165506 gene encoding carbamoyl-phosphate synthase small chain, chloroplastic, which produces MATAAINLFLVKSSPFSVPKPQNPSKLRVFTLRCSSATANAVSDLSERPWKTSDARLVLEDGSIWRAKSFGASGTQVGEVVFNTSLTGYQEIITDPSYAGQFVLMTNPQIGNTGVNFDDEESRQCFLGGLVIRSLSISTSNYRCAETLGDYLAKRNIMGIYDVDTRAITRRLRQDGSLIGVLSTEETKTDEELLEMSRSWDIVGVDLISGVSCKTPHEWVDKTNSEWEFMSKRKDGEAFRVVAYDFGIKSNILRRLASYGCKITVVPSTWPASETLKMKPDGVLFSNGPGDPSAVPYAVETVKQILGKVPVFGICMGHQLLGLALGGTTFKMKFGHHGGNHPVRNLRTGDVEISAQNHNYAVDPKSLPDGVEVTHVNLNDGSCAGLAYPARNIMSIQYHPEASPGPHDSDYAFREFIELMKRVKVNA